The following proteins are encoded in a genomic region of Salminus brasiliensis chromosome 25, fSalBra1.hap2, whole genome shotgun sequence:
- the myzap gene encoding myocardial zonula adherens protein isoform X2, which translates to MLRNGPAGSVTTTASLDQGHEREVTRLRLTLRPDDSPSRQKESMKDAPHSEQKMVNGSWMKKNGLMQRERPPGRESPVEDKHSFGVSNGLGPRVYGVVQRTGEQQQQEVTAREWPVNHLRDEMRYIREVRDSLEKVRERMYGQFGGMQQSMQKLSQELRMTNSQKRYLEAEVKTGRAAMDSVDQMNSSLISANIDLQKALLDTCNGRVGNREEMRALRSSFEKTEERLRERERQLAAAQAENQALKLQVESSQEASARAVKEMSAKLQQQYEEQLQEQENKHRQEIQALQAQLEEYMRRLEEAERNVKLAEEKIAERDQRIGEVERLMHCMAQEKSQLTQKLCEYEKRLRSLNGEDQIDSVVAKRSEQIQLQREVLELKERIKHLNDMVFCQQRKVKSMIEEVETLRASVAQKDMYISDLLDRIAIVECESATEDKPLTRDIGVGCDLPISQSDTQAYETPVQSRPAPSAPRHPSRLEYSLLRYTPIQYSSMLSSYTRDTATSPMENTTSTSSARPSDEEVTSSPPSDSELSSSSSSRATSNPSRIYTPFMKLMEITSKLNID; encoded by the exons GAGCAGAAGATGGTGAATGGGTCCTGGATGAAGAAGAATGGCctgatgcagagagagagaccaccaGGCAGAGAGTCACCTGTAGAAGACAAG CACTCCTTTGGTGTGAGCAATGGTCTTGGACCCAGAGTGTACGGGGTGGTGCAGCGGACGggcgagcagcagcagcaggaagtGACTGCCCGCGAGTGGCCAGTCAATCATCTGAGAGACGAGATGAGGTACATCAGAGAG GTGCGAGACTCTCTAGAGAAGGTCAGGGAGCGGATGTACGGCCAGTTCGGAGGAATGCAGCAATCCATGCAGAAACTCTCTCAAGAGTTACGG ATGACAAACTCTCAGAAGCGTTATTTGGAGGCGGAGGTGAAGACAGGCAGAGCAGCCATGGATAGTGTTGATCAGATGAACAGCTCTCTCATATCAGCCAACATCGACCTGCAG AAAGCCCTGCTGGACACCTGTAATGGTCGCGTGGGGAACCGGGAGGAGATGAGGGCTCTGCGCAGCTCTTTTGAGAAGACAGAGGAGAGACTGAGGGAGCGGGAGAGACAGTTGGCTGCTGCCCAGGCCGAAAACCAGGCGCTAAAACTACAG gtggagtCATCTCAGGAGGCCAGTGCTCGAGCGGTGAAGGAGATGAGTGCTAAACTGCAGCAGCAGTATGAGGAGCAGCTGCAGGAACAGgagaacaaacacagacagGAGATCCAGGCTCTACAG GCCCAGCTGGAGGAGTACATGAGGCGGTTGGAGGAGGCCGAGAGGAACGTGAAGCTGGCGGAGGAGAAGATTGCCGAGAGGGATCAGAGGATCGGCGAGGTGGAGCGGCTGATGCACTGCATGGCTCAG GAAAAGAGCCAGCTCACCCAGAAACTCTGCGAATATGAAAAGCGGTTGCGTTCTCTGAATGGAGAAGACCAAATAGACTCAGTAGTTGCCAAAAG GTCTGAGCAGATCCAGTTACAGAGGGAGGTGTTGGAGCTGAAAGAGAGAATAAAGCACCTGAATGATATGGTGTTCTGCCAGCAGAGGAAGGTTAAGAGCATGATAGAAGAG GTGGAAACCCTGCGAGCTAGTGTGGCCCAGAAGGACATGTACATATCAGATCTCCTAGACAGGATAGCGATTGTGGAGTGTGAG AGTGCAACCGAGGATAAACCCCTCACCAGAGACATTGGAGTGGGTTGCGACTTGCCCATTAG CCAATCTGACACACAGGCCTATGAGACTCCGGTCCAGTCCAGGCCAGCCCCATCAGCACCAAGACATCCGAGCAGACTGGAGTACAGTTTGCTCCGATACACACCTATACAGTACAGCAGCATGCTCTCCTCATACACACGAGACACTGCTACCAGTCCTATGGAAAACACCACATCTACAAGTTCAGCCCGGCCCAGTGATGAAGAAGTGACATCATCACCCCCCTCAGATTCAGAACTGTCCTCCTCCAGCAGCAGTCGAGCCACATCCAACCCATCCAGAATCTACACGCCGTTTATGAAGCTAATGGAGATCACATCTAAGCTGAATATAGATTGA
- the myzap gene encoding myocardial zonula adherens protein isoform X1, whose product MLRNGPAGSVTTTASLDQGHEREVTRLRLTLRPDDSPSRQKESMKDAPHSEQKMVNGSWMKKNGLMQRERPPGRESPVEDKHSFGVSNGLGPRVYGVVQRTGEQQQQEVTAREWPVNHLRDEMRYIREVRDSLEKVRERMYGQFGGMQQSMQKLSQELRMTNSQKRYLEAEVKTGRAAMDSVDQMNSSLISANIDLQKALLDTCNGRVGNREEMRALRSSFEKTEERLRERERQLAAAQAENQALKLQVESSQEASARAVKEMSAKLQQQYEEQLQEQENKHRQEIQALQAQLEEYMRRLEEAERNVKLAEEKIAERDQRIGEVERLMHCMAQEKSQLTQKLCEYEKRLRSLNGEDQIDSVVAKRSEQIQLQREVLELKERIKHLNDMVFCQQRKVKSMIEEVETLRASVAQKDMYISDLLDRIAIVECENNELEDKLKYFMSVQSATEDKPLTRDIGVGCDLPISQSDTQAYETPVQSRPAPSAPRHPSRLEYSLLRYTPIQYSSMLSSYTRDTATSPMENTTSTSSARPSDEEVTSSPPSDSELSSSSSSRATSNPSRIYTPFMKLMEITSKLNID is encoded by the exons GAGCAGAAGATGGTGAATGGGTCCTGGATGAAGAAGAATGGCctgatgcagagagagagaccaccaGGCAGAGAGTCACCTGTAGAAGACAAG CACTCCTTTGGTGTGAGCAATGGTCTTGGACCCAGAGTGTACGGGGTGGTGCAGCGGACGggcgagcagcagcagcaggaagtGACTGCCCGCGAGTGGCCAGTCAATCATCTGAGAGACGAGATGAGGTACATCAGAGAG GTGCGAGACTCTCTAGAGAAGGTCAGGGAGCGGATGTACGGCCAGTTCGGAGGAATGCAGCAATCCATGCAGAAACTCTCTCAAGAGTTACGG ATGACAAACTCTCAGAAGCGTTATTTGGAGGCGGAGGTGAAGACAGGCAGAGCAGCCATGGATAGTGTTGATCAGATGAACAGCTCTCTCATATCAGCCAACATCGACCTGCAG AAAGCCCTGCTGGACACCTGTAATGGTCGCGTGGGGAACCGGGAGGAGATGAGGGCTCTGCGCAGCTCTTTTGAGAAGACAGAGGAGAGACTGAGGGAGCGGGAGAGACAGTTGGCTGCTGCCCAGGCCGAAAACCAGGCGCTAAAACTACAG gtggagtCATCTCAGGAGGCCAGTGCTCGAGCGGTGAAGGAGATGAGTGCTAAACTGCAGCAGCAGTATGAGGAGCAGCTGCAGGAACAGgagaacaaacacagacagGAGATCCAGGCTCTACAG GCCCAGCTGGAGGAGTACATGAGGCGGTTGGAGGAGGCCGAGAGGAACGTGAAGCTGGCGGAGGAGAAGATTGCCGAGAGGGATCAGAGGATCGGCGAGGTGGAGCGGCTGATGCACTGCATGGCTCAG GAAAAGAGCCAGCTCACCCAGAAACTCTGCGAATATGAAAAGCGGTTGCGTTCTCTGAATGGAGAAGACCAAATAGACTCAGTAGTTGCCAAAAG GTCTGAGCAGATCCAGTTACAGAGGGAGGTGTTGGAGCTGAAAGAGAGAATAAAGCACCTGAATGATATGGTGTTCTGCCAGCAGAGGAAGGTTAAGAGCATGATAGAAGAG GTGGAAACCCTGCGAGCTAGTGTGGCCCAGAAGGACATGTACATATCAGATCTCCTAGACAGGATAGCGATTGTGGAGTGTGAG AATAATGAGTTAGAAGACAAGCTGAAGTATTTTATGTCTGTGCAGAGTGCAACCGAGGATAAACCCCTCACCAGAGACATTGGAGTGGGTTGCGACTTGCCCATTAG CCAATCTGACACACAGGCCTATGAGACTCCGGTCCAGTCCAGGCCAGCCCCATCAGCACCAAGACATCCGAGCAGACTGGAGTACAGTTTGCTCCGATACACACCTATACAGTACAGCAGCATGCTCTCCTCATACACACGAGACACTGCTACCAGTCCTATGGAAAACACCACATCTACAAGTTCAGCCCGGCCCAGTGATGAAGAAGTGACATCATCACCCCCCTCAGATTCAGAACTGTCCTCCTCCAGCAGCAGTCGAGCCACATCCAACCCATCCAGAATCTACACGCCGTTTATGAAGCTAATGGAGATCACATCTAAGCTGAATATAGATTGA